The stretch of DNA GGCTGTACGCTCTCACGGGTGGGGGCGTCGCTGGCGACGGAGCGGTTCGTCGGGGCGCCCGGCGACGAGGGTTCGAGTGGGACCGGGAGACCATCGGGGTTCCCGTCGGGGGAGGTCGCCGACCACGGGGGTGTCGTCGGTGACGAGGCCGACTCGGCGCGAGGCCCCCGACGGCCGTTCGGGGGCGCCGTCCCGCACCCACTGCCGCCGGCCGGCGTGAGCCGGGTCAGTCCGAGGCCGCCGAGCGGGTAGTTCGGTCGGCGTCGACCGACTCGGTGCCGACGAACTCGAACCGGGCCCCGCCGTCGGCGCTCTCGGTGAGGGCGACGTCCCAGCCGTGGGCGTCGGCGATCCGGTCGACGATAGCCAGCCCGAAGCCGGTCCCGTCGGTCGACATCGAGACGCCGGGTTCGAACACCGTGTCGCGGTGCTCCGGATCGATACCGGGGCCGTCATCGGCGACGTAGAACCCGTGGGCGTCACTTTCGGCGGCCCCGACGGTCACGGTGGCGCGTGAACCCCCGTGGGCGACGGCGTTGGCGAAGAGGTTCTGGAAGAGACGCTGCAGCCGATCGGGGTCGGCCATGACCGTCCGGTCGGTGTCGACCACGAGCGTCGCTCGGTCGGGATTGACCGTCTCCCACGCCGCTCGGGCAGCGGTCGGGAGGGTAACCGCCTCCGTCGTCGTGGTTCGCTCGTCGGTTCGGGCCAACGTGAGCAACTCGTCGAGCATGCTCTCCAGTCGCTCGTGAGCCCGCGTGAGCGCGTCGAAGTGTTCGGCGTCGCCGGTCTCCGCGGCGAGGTCCGCCGCGCCCCGTGCGGCCGACAGCGGCGTTCGGAGATCGTGAGAGATGACCGAGACGAGTTCCTCGAGGCGCTCGTTCTTTCGCTGGAGCGCCCGTTTGCGCGCCCGCTGATCGGAGAGGTCCCGGAGGATCCCGGCACAGCCGCGGAACTCGTCGTCGAAGGGGAGGGCGGCGATGTGGTCCTTACACGTGATGACCGTCCCGTCGTTTCGCCGGATCTCGACCTCGACGTGCTCGATGTCCGGCCCCGAACTGGAGACGACCGTCCGGAGCGACTCGTTGATCTCGGCGACGCTTTCGTCAGTCTTGATCAGGTCCGGTTCGGCGCCGACGAGTTCGGACTGCTCGTAGCCGACCAGATCCACGAACGCGTCGTTCACGTAGCTGAATTGACCGTCCGCGTCGACGACGTAGACGGGGTAGCCGAGCGCTTCGAGCACGGTCGAATACCGCTGTGATTCGATCTGCGCTCGGTACTCCCTGACCGCGTGGTCGACACGGTTCACCAGCCGGCGGTGTTGCTCCGCCCCGCCCTTCTGGAGATAGCCCGTCACGCCGGCGTTGATCGCCTCGCTCGCGATCTCTTCGCTTCCCTTCCCCGTGTAGAGAATGAACGGGAGGTTCGGGTACGTCTCGCGCACCGTGTTGAGGAACTCGAGGCCCGTCGACCCGGGCATGTCGTAGTCGCTGACGATGCAGCCGACCGGTTCGGTGTCGAGTACCGACAGTGCCTGCTCGACGTCGGTAACCGAGTGGACGTCGAGGTCCGACTGCGCCCGCGTCAGGAATTCGGCGGTCAGTTCGAGTAGCGCCGGGTCGTCGTCGACGTGCAGGACGCTCGACGCGCTGGTGAGGGGATGTTGACTCATAGGCAGCAGTTACCGATAATATGGGTTTGATCGACATGAACGCACGCATTCGTGACAGAGGTTTTCACACCCCAGGGTGGCCGATGACGAGCGA from Haloplanus salinus encodes:
- a CDS encoding response regulator, translated to MSQHPLTSASSVLHVDDDPALLELTAEFLTRAQSDLDVHSVTDVEQALSVLDTEPVGCIVSDYDMPGSTGLEFLNTVRETYPNLPFILYTGKGSEEIASEAINAGVTGYLQKGGAEQHRRLVNRVDHAVREYRAQIESQRYSTVLEALGYPVYVVDADGQFSYVNDAFVDLVGYEQSELVGAEPDLIKTDESVAEINESLRTVVSSSGPDIEHVEVEIRRNDGTVITCKDHIAALPFDDEFRGCAGILRDLSDQRARKRALQRKNERLEELVSVISHDLRTPLSAARGAADLAAETGDAEHFDALTRAHERLESMLDELLTLARTDERTTTTEAVTLPTAARAAWETVNPDRATLVVDTDRTVMADPDRLQRLFQNLFANAVAHGGSRATVTVGAAESDAHGFYVADDGPGIDPEHRDTVFEPGVSMSTDGTGFGLAIVDRIADAHGWDVALTESADGGARFEFVGTESVDADRTTRSAASD